Proteins encoded within one genomic window of Plasmodium cynomolgi strain B DNA, chromosome 11, whole genome shotgun sequence:
- a CDS encoding Pv-fam-d protein (putative) — RGNDRDNRKYRDDRNDRKYPEGRNDRKQRGDRYPEDRDNRKYRDDRDNRKYRDDDRYPEDRDDRKQRYDRYHEDRDNRKYRDDRRYPQERDNRKQRHDDRYQEDRDNRKYRDDRDNRKYRDDDRYPEDRDDHRHPQGRDGPKQHDDRYPQGRDGPKQHDDDRYPQGRDGPKQHDDRYPQGRDGPKQRDDDRYPEDRDDRRYPQGRDGPKQRDDDRYPEDRDDRRYPQGRDGPKQRDDDRYAQGQDDSKYQYDRSGQKSKKYRDEDYEGDDEKYSDHRDDKYRKPSNYKQPAFDNRGDRSPSKYPSQDYPPKPSNDKYGNVNKDGKPYDPLNDDDDFEEDYRRYDKSKRHDPNNKKSGQPQFDQQPGRPGQPGQPGQPGRPGQPQFGQQPGRPGQPQFGQQPGRPGQPGRPGQPGRPGQPQV, encoded by the exons CGTGGTAATGATAGGGACAACCGCAAATATCGCGATGATCGAAATGATCGAAAGTACCCTGAAGGCCGCAACGATCGTAAACAGCGTGGTGATAGATACCCTGAGGATCGTGACAATCGTAAATATCGTGATGATCGCGACAACCGCAAATATCGTGATGATGATAGATATCCTGAAGACCGTGACGATCGTAAACAGCGTTATGATAGATACCATGAGGATCGCGACAACCGCAAATACCGGGATGATCGCAGATATCCACAGGAGCGTGACAATCGTAAGCAGCGCCATGATGATAGATATCAAGAGGATCGTGACAATCGTAAATATCGTGATGATCGCGACAACCGCAAATATCGTGATGATGATAGGTATCCTGAAGATCGTGACGATCATAGACATCCACAAGGCCGAGACGGTCCTAAACAACATGATGATAGATATCCTCAAGGCCGAGACGGTCCTAAACAACATGATGATGATAGATATCCTCAAGGCCGAGACGGTCCTAAACAACATGATGATAGATATCCTCAAGGCCGAGACGGTCCTAAACAACGTGATGATGATAGGTATCCTGAAGACCGTGACGATCGTAGATATCCTCAAGGCCGAGACGGTCCTAAACAACGTGATGATGATAGGTATCCTGAAGACCGTGACGATCGTAGATATCCTCAAGGTCGAGACGGTCCTAAACAACGTGATGATGACAGATATGCACAAGGCCAAGATGATAGTAAATATCAATATGATCGAAGTGGtcaaaagagtaaaaaatatcGTGATGAAGATTATGAAGgtgatgatgaaaaatatagtgATCATCGAGATGACAAATATAGAAAACCTTCAAATTATAAACAACCTGCATTCGATAATAGAGGAGATAGGTCACCAAGCAAATATCCTTCCCAGGATTATCCGCCCAAACCATCGAATGATAAATACGGAAATGTTAACAAAGATGGAAAACCATATGATCCATTGA atgacgatgatgatttTGAAGAGGATTATAGACGATATGATAAATCAAAACGTCATGATcctaataataaaaaatctgGACAACCCCAGTTTGATCAACAACCTGGTCGACCTGGACAACCTGGACAACCTGGACAACCTGGGCGACCTGGACAACCCCAATTTGGTCAACAACCTGGACGCCCTGGACAACCCCAATTTGGTCAACAACCTGGTCGACCTGGACAACCTGGACGACCTGGACAACCTGGACGACCTGGACAACCTCAAGTTG
- a CDS encoding tryptophan-rich antigen (Pv-fam-a;~putative), with product MDVDGNTLDSDLVDNNLDSQIFDEAEIGNIILDEGALDTEAVTFNAAENEALFNDGLGGDMLDVGMPTDDVVLDEIPHEGIYVQDYVDEATVNHDFTDNGGLGEEIMDHEMLGDQPMGDEVLGEGMGNDIYTAEGMTDDAYTGHVMADEAYNGDVMADDSYGTEGYVDVQYDTDRGVDSEYVANEESYDSIVVDDMADAGNAYEELDRMGDANLEDINPEDINLETLEYEGAGTEASEYNNVYAETGDYVDNVNVESTLIDGVDTVSTNTADSSNNMLGSNILSRGSVLSREMLDKAFLAKFEDSGFLQRLKESYRNLFTPKGFLGLVLSLLSIVFFTIMCANFLQLISVSLEKQQQNIFAKEDPFLANKGPNFYENTPDATERWKENEWNMWKRQLDNSWGEFNESVENGKKKWLVNKDKDWEDWLRVMETKWMHYNETMEREYKSNLFEISADWDDEQWEEWIRTEGQQFMELDWKKWMYENKFLLDDWASKEWSKWKKDKIMSWLLCDWKLTEQKYWEDWESKTWPRFIYLRDRENWIKWKERINREWEEWTCWVQEKDNVFVNNKWNGWSKWRNDRRALFDDWMKPFIERWINQKQWKVWKEERNYALRRNNA from the exons ATGGACGTGGATGGTAATACATTAGATAGCGATTTAGTAGATAATAATTTAGACAGCCAAATTTTCGATGAAGCAGAAATTGGCAATATTATCTTAGATGAAGGTGCACTAGACACAGAAGCAGTAACTTTTAATGCAGCAGAAAATGAAGCACTGTTTAATGATGGATTAGGAGGCGACATGCTAGATGTTGGTATGCCAACCGATGATGTGGTGTTAGATGAAATACCTCATGAGGGAATATATGTCCAGGATTATGTAGACGAGGCCACGGTGAACCACGATTTTACGGATAACGGAGGGTTAGGTGAAGAAATAATGGATCATGAAATGCTAGGCGATCAGCCAATGGGTGATGAAGTGCTAGGTGAGGGAATGGGAAATGATATTTACACAGCTGAAGGAATGACAGATGATGCATACACTGGTCACGTAATGGCAGATGAAGCATACAACGGTGACGTAATGGCAGATGATTCATACGGAACCGAAGGATATGTAGATGTACAGTACGACACTGACAGAGGAGTAGATAGTGAATATGTAGCCAATGAAGAGTCATATGATAGTATCGTAGTTGATGATATGGCAGATGCAGGTAACGCGTATGAAGAACTAGACAGAATGGGCGATGCTAATCTAGAAGATATTAACCCAGAGGACATTAATTTAGAAACTCTTGAGTACGAAGGTGCGGGCACAGAAGCTAGTGAGTACAATAATGTATACGCAGAAACTGGCGATTATGTAGATAACGTAAACGTAGAAAGTACTTTAATAGATGGTGTCGACACTGTTAGTACAAATACAGCTGATAGCAGCAATAACATGTTAGGTAGTAACATACTAAGCAGAGGTAGTGTATTGAGTAGAGAAATGTTAGATAAAGCTTTCCTCGCTAAATTTGAAGACAGTGGTTTTCTACAGAGACTAAAAGAAAGCTACAGGAACTTATTCACGCCAAAGGGGTTTTTAGGTCTCGTTCTTTCATTATTAagtattgttttttttacaataatgtGTGCGAATTTTCTGCAGCTAATTTCAGTG TCGTTAGAGAAGCAACAACAGAATATCTTTGCCAAAGAGGATCCATTTTTGGCCAATAAGGGACCCAACTTTTATGAAAACACCCCAGATGCAACGGAAAGATGGAAAGAAAACGAATGGAACATGTGGAAGAGACAATTGGATAACAGCTGGGGAGAATTCAACGAATCTgtagaaaatggaaaaaaaaaatggcttgtAAATAAGGACAAAGATTGGGAAGATTGGCTAAGAGTtatggaaacaaaatggatgcaTTATAATGAAACAATGGAGAGAGAATATAAATCAAACCTTTTTGAAATATCTGCAGACTGGGATGACGAACAGTGGGAAGAATGGATAAGAACAGAAGGACAACAATTCATGGAGTTagattggaaaaaatggatgtatgaaaataaattcctcTTAGATGATTGGGCTTCAAAAGAGTGgtccaaatggaaaaaagacaaaataatGTCATGGTTGTTATGTGACTGGAAACTTACTGAACAGAAATATTGGGAAGATTGGGAAAGTAAGACATGGCCaagatttatatatttaagaGACAGAGAAAACTGGattaaatggaaagaaagaaTAAATAGGGAATGGGAAGAGTGGACATGCTGGGTACAGGAAAAAGATAACGTATTTGTAAATAACAAATGGAATGGTTGgtccaaatggagaaatgaTAGACGAGCTTTGTTTGATGATTGGATGAAGCCGTTTATTGAAAGATGGATAAATCAAAAACAGTGGAAAGTgtggaaagaagaaagaaattatgCACTTAGGAGAAATAATGCCTAA
- a CDS encoding hypothetical protein (putative), translating into MSKKFKTIGIAEKQLKFKSKSGNLITKNSDNMKKYTASNRTKIMLLCVELFLFISFISVLQNFNNGMHYNPRNCQQNEKTRNDFITSRQLSLLHTHNHGHGIHSHGIHSHGIHSHGLHTHGAHNHVTETVVESCGSRDPFSINKYKRDPSYDFPFDRCSSRLNRTHHHTGIIPNTACTTTVRTTNTSCVNNLPYSPITPPCTTQIVNSHAHHIAPPICEPGYPMVQAVIDDTIHSALAHTTMPCSPYTGFMGFRTRYITPMVTTFMGLPIYARGLISLVLLALPIIIAVLFFTLLAG; encoded by the exons ATGAGTAAAAAGTTTAAAACAATTGGTATTGCTGAAAAACAATTGAAATTTAAAAGCAAAAGCGGAAACTTAATTACCAAAAATTCAGACAACATGAAGAAATATACGGCTAGTAATAGGACGAAAATAATGCTCCTTTGCGTCGAactttttctatttatttctttcatttctgtgttacaaaattttaataat gGCATGCATTATAACCCTAGAAACTGTcaacaaaatgagaaaaccAGGAACGACTTTATAACGAGCAGACAATTATCTCTTCTTCACACTCATAACCATGGACATGGCATTCATAGTCATGGTATTCATAGTCATGGCATTCATAGTCATGGCCTTCACACTCATGGCGCTCACAACCACGTTACCGAAACCGTTGTGGAAAGTTGTGGATCAAGAGATCCCTTTTccattaataaatataaacgtGATCCATCATACGATTTCCCATTTGACCGATGTAGCAGCAGATTGAATAGAACACATCATCACACCGGCATAATTCCCAATACTGCTTGTACAACAACTGTACGTACGACGAATACCAGCTGTGTTAATAACTTACCATATTCCCCCATAACTCCTCCTTGCACAACTCAGATTGTTAATTCCCATGCACACCATATTGCACCACCTATATGTGAACCAGGGTACCCGATGGTACAGGCAGTAATTGATGATACTATTCACAGTGCCTTAGCCCATACTACTATGCCCTGTTCACCATATACCGGCTTCATGGGATTCAGGACGAGATATATAACCCCAATGGTAACGACGTTTATGGGGTTACCAATTTATGCTAGAGGATTAATATCACTTGTTTTACTCGCGTTACCAATAATTATtgctgtacttttttttacattattggCAGGGTAA
- a CDS encoding hypothetical protein (putative) produces the protein MCLQLKTYNHYTIVLHNSPVLIYSNGNKYDSDADAFQSELTLPNGRILAKNETFNAEEGFFTFKDENDNKLRRDDSPYLKVYTNINDLNDLSAKSFKIWKKVVQNMKDHFYKETIKMDDRWRNFMWTMIWEKHYIQNVHRIINKVLQDINNPVTKKEKIINNWFQMSEEDLEIFLKCVKELWHKVVSDKHKKAVQGEQTMNEDAKNVKNQLDK, from the exons ATGTGTTTAC aGTTAAAGACATATAATCATTACACAATTGTGTTACACAACTCTCCCGTTTTAATTTACAGCAACggtaataaatatgataGCGACGCCGACGCATTCCAAAGTGAATTAACTCTACCAAATGGAAGGATCTTAGCAAAGAATGAAACGTTTAATGCAGAAGAAGgctttttcacatttaaaGATGAAAACGATAATAAACTCCGAAGAGATGATTCACCATACTTGAAAGTGTATACTAATATAAATGATCTAAATGATCTAAGTGCAAAATCGtttaaaatatggaaaaaagtgGTTCAAAATATGAAAGATCATTTCTATAAGGAAACAATTAAAATGGATGACAGATGGAGGAATTTTATGTGGACCATGATATGGGAAAAACATTACATACAAAACGTACATCGTATAATTAATAAAGTTCTTCAAGACATAAATAATCcagtaacaaaaaaagaaaaaataattaacaactGGTTCCAAATGTCTGAAGAAGACCTTGAAATTTTCCTCAAATGTGTTAAGGAACTGTGGCATAAGGTGGTTTCggataaacacaaaaaagccGTCCAGGGTGAGCAAACGATGAATGAAGAtgccaaaaatgtgaagaaccAACtcgacaaataa
- a CDS encoding hypothetical protein (putative), giving the protein MDDSFGSKLDVTLDEKTKNVDDVIPVPEDDASSMQSSIPSLIKDADSYVRGLFSGIMNPSSDDDSSVADGKKEKKEDEEEEEEKPLLVSMKDAFTSLFDKRGVAILLLLFLVGCVVYMHKHGYLANFKATTTITTHMLDALAKTKAQNQLTIVPQLENAHAKELKD; this is encoded by the exons ATGGATGATAGTTTCGGTAGTAAATTGGATGTAACTTTGGACGAGAAAACtaaaaatgtggatgatGTTATCCCAGTACCCGAAGATGATGCATCATCTATGCAGAGCTCAATCCCATCCCTCATTAAGGATGCAGATAGCTATGTGAGAGGATTATTCAGTGGCATTATGAACCCCTCTAGTGATGATGATTCTAGTGTAGCTgatggaaagaaagaaaagaaagaagacgaagaagaggaagaagaaaaaccatTATTAGTTTCAATGAAAGATGCCTTTACGAGCCTTTTTGACAAAAGAGGTGTAgctattttgttattactATTTCTCGTTGGATGCGTAGTCTACATGCACAAACATGGATACTTGGCCAATTTT AAGGCCACGACCACCATCACCACGCACATGCTGGATGCACTTGCAAAAACAAAGGCGCAAAACCAGTTAACAATAGTGCCCCAGCTGGAGAATGCCCATGCCAAAGAGCTAAAAGATTAG
- a CDS encoding U2 small nuclear ribonucleoprotein A (putative) — MRITVDMINDAYQTKNPANENTIVLRGNKITVIENLGVTKDYFECIDLSDNEILKLNNIPYLQRLKTLILCNNKIARIDSDIFENIPNLNSLVLTNNKIEKLTDLKSLFKAKNLTRLSLLENAVTKLENYREYLIYNLPSLRYLDFIKIKMKDREAAEEAMKNFNPDENKGLTQEK, encoded by the exons ATGAGGATAACAGTCGATATGATAAATGATGCTTATCAAACGAAAAATCCAGCCAACGAAAATACCATAGTGTTAAGAG gaaacaaaataaccGTTATCGAAAATTTAGGAGTGACGAAGGACTACTTTGAATGCATAGACCTGAGTGATAATGAAATTCTTAAGCTAAATAACATCCCCTATCTGCAAAGATTAAAAACGTTAATATTGTGTAACAATAAGATAGCCAGAATCGACAGCgacatttttgaaaacatTCCAAATTTGAATTCGCTAGTTCTGACAAATAATAAG ATTGAAAAGTTAACCGATTTGAAATCTCTATTTAAGGCCAAAAACTTAACGAGACTTAGCCTATTAGAAAATGCCGTAACCAA GTTGGAAAACTATCGCGAGTATTTAATATACAATTTGCCATCTTTGAGATACCtagattttataaaaataaaaatgaaggatcGGGAAGCCGCAGAAGAAGCGATGAAGAACTTCAATCCAGATGAGAACAAAGGTCTGACGcaggaaaaatga
- a CDS encoding hypothetical protein (putative), translating into MKTILPFASCFALSFVCTCFRVDKIYETNKTNLFLHLQKNVAHKKYKLSYEQNVENEMQIRKKIEEERERREKIKKENILFINKNFKYVSNNIPINVEKKYTYETFKYSDEILSYVFFVINLFKHEQYKNKVYKEHLQNEASQGRPNWDTHTNELFPPYSNVTKKVSEKNQTLVSHFIKKFGDKFKFFNTPERIQREDWANMFKLEQEDKNNFFKNIKIKNEKTKEYYFVIYYCNWQYECMALYNALHRIFHNSYNNANFYNIENRVDGKDIQAEGDSDNVDQVSENSIDGGDIITKEDIEKIKEMYIKDMQSGEITDIDKLLSKEENEKNDAETDSTQENSDKNQLPSGDKASSQMKEQSTEAQTQLDENKKKTFQEIMAEEKKKLDEEFFLYGYSKYENIEQIKKEEEMIKETKQIIKEEKSNQDKLNNERDFKNILNDFAFHIKNYKNMYQYDADGVEKKDLSENPSTNLIDEERSASTQTVFRTNSAEKQPIEEANAKREVNINVIFVRLSNSTVIAKTKNIKEKIKKKWIYSHEKEIKFYELILSVMLNENIYYKDIPHMDIFSITYDKKKLYDFFNKVNSNLKHSFIHKNNVYDIYNNVINENMDVYNFDIHDGDRISQKGTTSDDDVQGEASNPSGDIVDSTPNDDVLFEELSLDEDEEEDSENYQVIYDGRMDDTNHIDEQPQSKTTNAADSKETDTTVSSPLKKKDQMQYKVIKKKHNKKERSKYETLFKKKYNNIFSNTIKSKLSIEKISSISNVQTHANCTIDTFKNYPLNEIFQNVSPNENFKIDENYVYYFNYKIPKEIFPFILQMSLAFKYEHTTLLMNAPKKVQFEFRNV; encoded by the exons ATGAAAACAATTTTACCATTCGCTTCATGCTTCGCACTCAGTTTTGTCTGCACATGCTTCAGAGTAGACAAAATATACGAAACGAATAAAACGAATTTATTCCTTCACCTCCAAAAGAATGTAGCCCATAAAAAGTACAAGCTCAG ttatgaacaaaatgtagaaaacGAAATgcaaattagaaaaaaaatagaggaagaaagagaaagaagggaaaaaatcaagaaagaaaatattttgtttattaataaaaatttcaaatatgtAAGTAACAACATCCCCATtaatgttgaaaaaaaatacacatacgAAACGTTTAAATATAGTGACGAAATTCTTTCATATgtcttttttgtaataaatttgtttaaacaTGAacagtataaaaataaagtatacAAGGAGCACTTACAGAATGAGGCTTCCCAGGGCAGACCAAATTGGGATACACACACGAATGAACTTTTCCCTCCTTATTCcaatgtaacaaaaaaagtgtccGAAAAGAATCAAACATTAGTATcccattttataaaaaaatttggggataaattcaaattttttaatacacCAGAAAGAATTCAAAGGGAAGATTGGGCTAATATGTTTAAACTGGAACAGGAAGacaaaaataacttttttaaaaatataaaaattaaaaatgaaaaaacgaagGAGTACTACTTTGTCATATATTACTGCAATTGGCAGTATGAATGTATGGCACTGTACAATGCCCTTCATCGCATTTTCCACAATTCTTACAACAATGctaatttttacaacattgAGAATAGGGTAGATGGGAAGGACATACAGGCGGAAGGAGACTCAGATAATGTAGACCAGGTTAGTGAAAATTCAATAGATGGAGGAGATATAATTACCAAGGAGGACATCGAAAagataaaagaaatgtaCATCAAAGATATGCAAAGTGGTGAAATAACCGATATAGATAAATTACTTAGCAAGGAGGAAAACGAGAAGAACGATGCAGAAACGGACTCGACGCAGGAAAATTCTGACAAGAATCAACTACCCAGTGGGGACAAAGCGAGCAGTCAAATGAAGGAACAATCGACGGAAGCACAAACACAGCTGGAtgaaaacaagaaaaaaacctTCCAGGAGATAATGgcggaagaaaagaaaaagctagacgaagaattttttttatatggaTACTCAAAGTATGAAAACATCGAGCAgataaagaaggaagaagaaatgataaaagaaACGAAGCAAATTATCAAGGAAGAGAAGTCAAACCAGGACAAGCTAAACAACGAGAGAGACTTCAAAAATATTCTAAACGATTTCGCatttcatattaaaaattacaaaaatatgtaccaATACGACGCGGATGGggtggagaagaaggaccTGTCAGAAAATCCGAGCACAAATCTGATAGACGAGGAAAGGAGTGCATCGACTCAGACGGTGTTCCGAACAAACTCTGCCGAAAAACAACCGatagaagaagcaaacgCCAAGCGAGAAGTAAACAtaaatgtcatttttgttcGTCTAAGCAACAGCACAGTGATAGCGAAGACTAAAaacataaaggaaaaaattaaaaagaaatggatcTATTCGCACGAAAAGGAAATCAAATTTTACGAATTAATCCTCTCTGTTATGttgaatgaaaatatttattacaaGGACATACCCCATATggatatattttctataacgtacgacaagaaaaaattatatgacttttttaataaagtGAACTCAAACTTAAAGCACAGTTTCattcacaaaaataatgtatacgATATTTACAATAACGTTATCAATGAGAATATGGATGTCTACAATTTTGACATCCACGATGGAGACAgaatttcacaaaaaggaactaCATCGGACGACGATGTGCAGGGGGAGGCGTCTAATCCAAGCGGGGACATTGTCGACTCTACCCCAAATGATGATGtcctttttgaagaactAAGTCTAGATgaagatgaggaagaagattcTGAAAATTACCAAGTGATATATGATGGGCGCATGGACGACACGAATCACATCGATGAACAGCCACAGAGTAAGACAACAAATGCAGCCGATAGCAAAGAAACAGATACTACAGTTTCCTcgcctttaaaaaaaaaagaccaaatGCAGTACAaagttattaaaaaaaaacataataaaaaggaaagaagtaAATACGAAacattgtttaaaaaaaaatacaacaatatattttccaaCACTATTAAAAGTAAACTGtctattgaaaaaattagctCCATATCGAATGTCCAAACACACGCCAATTGTACCATCGACACGTTTAAGAATTATCCcctaaatgaaatttttcaaaacgtttccccaaatgaaaattttaaaattgatgaaaaTTACGTGTACTactttaattataaaatccCCAAAGAAAT